In Vigna angularis cultivar LongXiaoDou No.4 chromosome 8, ASM1680809v1, whole genome shotgun sequence, one DNA window encodes the following:
- the LOC108318703 gene encoding sucrose transport protein SUC8 — MEEQVKQEPSPLRKMVAVSSIAAGIQFGWALQLSLLTPYVQTLGVPHVWASFIWLCGPISGLLVQPIVGYSSDHCQSSFGRRRPFILAGAIAVAIAIILIGYASDIGHMAGDDITKKTRPRAVAIFVVGFWILDVANNMLQGPCRAFLGDLAAGDPKKTRTANAFFSFFMAVGNVLGYAAGSYNDLHKIFPFTETEACNIFCANLKSCFFFSIVLLLVLCIIVLTCVNDPKFTPAPKEVKVEDGKTQVSCFYGECCVAFKGLEKPMWMLMLVTAITWIAWFPYVLFDTDWMGREVYGGDVGQKAYDAGVHAGSLGLMLNSVVLAVASLGVEPLGRLVGGVKWLWAIVNVILAVCLAMTVLITRVAERQRANNPALIGNPSMDVKIGSLAFFCVLGIPLAVTYSVPFALASIYSNNSGAGQGLSLGLLNVSIVIPQMIVSAISGPWDALFGGGNLPAFVLGAAAAAISAVLAIVLLPNPTKEDEAKISSLNMGSFH, encoded by the exons ATGGAGGAGCAAGTAAAACAAGAACCGAGTCCTCTGAGAAAAATGGTGGCAGTGTCATCCATTGCCGCCGGAATCCAATTTGGATGGGCTCTACAACTCTCCCTCCTCACACCATATGTACAAACCCTAGGAGTTCCACACGTTTGGGCTTCCTTCATATGGCTTTGTGGCCCCATCTCTGGCCTCCTAGTTCAGCCTATTGTAGGCTACAGCAGTGACCATTGCCAATCTTCCTTTGGCCGTCGCCGTCCATTTATCCTCGCCGGCGCAATAGCTGTCGCAATCGCCATTATCCTTATTGGCTATGCTTCCGATATAGGACACATGGCCGGCGATGACATCACAAAGAAAACTCGTCCACGGGCCGTTGCCATCTTCGTCGTCGGCTTTTGGATCTTAGATGTTGCCAACAACATGCTCCAGGGACCATGTCGTGCCTTCCTTGGTGACTTGGCTGCCGGCGATCCCAAAAAAACGAGAACCGCCAACGCATTCTTCTCATTTTTCATGGCTGTGGGCAACGTCCTGGGCTATGCCGCAGGATCCTATAACGATCTCCACAAGATCTTCCCTTTCACTGAAACCGAGGCATGCAACATATTCTGTGCAAACCTAAAGagttgcttcttcttctcaatcgttcttcttcttgttttgtgCATTATCGTTCTGACTTGCGTGAACGACCCTAAGTTCACACCGGCACCAAAGGAGGTGAAGGTAGAAGATGGGAAGACACAAGTTTCGTGCTTCTACGGAGAGTGTTGTGTTGCATTCAAAGGACTGGAGAAGCCAATGTGGATGTTGATGCTAGTGACAGCTATCACATGGATTGCGTGGTTCCCTTATGTGTTGTTCGACACTGACTGGATGGGTCGTGAGGTGTACGGCGGTGATGTGGGTCAGAAGGCATACGATGCTGGTGTGCATGCTGGTTCTTTGGGGCTCATGTTGAATTCAGTGGTGTTGGCTGTGGCGTCTTTGGGTGTAGAACCATTGGGTCGCTTGGTTGGTGGAGTCAAGTGGTTGTGGGCAATCGTTAATGTTATTCTCGCAGTTTGCTTAGCAATGACCGTGCTCATCACAAGAGTCGCTGAGCGACAACGTGCCAATAACCCTGCTCTCATTGGAAACCCTTCCATGGATGTGAAAATTGGATCCTTAGCTTTCTTCTGCGTCCTTGGTATTCCTCTTGCG GTTACGTATAGTGTTCCCTTTGCTCTGGCCTCTATCTATTCTAACAACTCAGGTGCAGGACAAG GATTATCTTTGGGTCTTCTGAATGTTTCAATTGTGATTCCTCAG ATGATTGTATCAGCAATTAGTGGACCATGGGATGCTTTGTTTGGTGGTGGCAACTTGCCCGCATTCGTGTTGGGCGCTGCAGCGGCCGCCATAAGTGCCGTACTTGCAATTGTTCTACTTCCAAACCCCACAAAGGAAGATGAAGCAAAGATTTCCAGCCTCAACATGGGTAGTTTTCATTAA